The genomic window GGGATTTTGGTAAAAATCCTCCATCAGAATTTCTAAAAAATGCATTTTGAGGTATTGTTAGAATTCCCATAATTATAACAAATATTATAAAACTATAAAAAGAATATTTTAAACCTCTTTCTTCATCTTCAGTTAATTTATATTCATTTAATTGAGAAGTAGAAAGCCCTTCATAATCTCCCTCAACTTTCACTATAATTTTTTCTGTAACAAAAGTTATTACAAAAGTTAATAGTAAAGTAGCTGCAGCCATAAAATAATAATTACATAAAGGATTTACTGTAATATTATAACCTACAGAATGAGCTGCTTGTTCTGTGATACCAGCTAATAAAGCGTCTGTTCCAGCAACAAAGAAATTTGCTGTAAATCCTCCAGAACAAGCTGCAAAGCCAGCTATAATTCCTATTTTTGGATTTCTACCTAAAGCACTAAATAAAATTCCACCCATAGTTATAGCAAATATAGTCCCAGCATCAGACATAATATTTGCATTTACTGCCATAAAAATGAAAACAGTAGTTATTACATTTTTAGGAGTTTTTAATAAATATTTTCTCATTAAAACATTGAAAAAACCTATATTATCTACTACACCGATTGCCATCATCATTAAAACAACAATTTTCAATGATGGGAAATTAATAAATATAGTTGGGATACCACTTATCAAATCTCTTAAATTTTCATATGTTAAAAGATTATTAATATTAATAACATTTTCTGTTTGAGTTTTTATATCAAAATAACTAATACTTACACCAAATTTAGATAATATAAAAGATAAAAATAATATTATTATTGAGAAAATTGTAAAAAGAATAAAGGGATGAGGTAATTTATTCCCTAAAGTTTCAACTAATTTTAAAAAATTAATTAGAAAACTTTTATTATTTTTTTTCATAAATTTTCCCCCTTTTTAATTTTTTTATTTAAAAAATTCTAGAATAATTTTTGTTATAAACATAGATATAGAAGCATCTATTAGTGGAATTACTAAAAGAAGTTTATAATATTTTTTGGCAACTCCTGATACAAGAACTATTCTTGCATAATGTCCTACTAAAGTCCCCATTAAAATTACAGCAGGATATAAAATAGTAGCTTGTTCTTGATTTATAACTCCGTTTTGAAATAACATTAATCCTGTAGCTGCCCCAGCTGCCTTAGCGAAGAAAGCGGCAATAATAACTAAGGCTGCTTCTCCTGGAAGTCCAAAAATTTTCATAATTGGATTTAATCCGATAGCAATAATATCCATTAAACCTGTTGTTTCAAGAAAAACAATTAAAGCATAGGCTAAAACCATAGCTGGAGCTATTTGTTCTAAAGCTATATTTAATCCTTTTTTAGCTCCTTTCATAAATATTTCTACTGAACTAGGAGAATTTTTTATATTATCCATAATTATTTCACCTCTTTATTCCTATTTTTATATATAATAAATCTAACTATATTCGCACCTATTATTTTCATTACAAATTGAATTAATATAATTCCACCTAAAGGAAGTATAGAAATTGATAAAAGAGGTCCTCCAGCTGAAATACTATTTGTTACTACTCCAGAAGCAGCATATTGGTAAGCAACAAATATGGCTCTTTCTTCGTCATTAATATAATTTTGATCATAAAGTTCTTTTGTCATAACAGCACCTATATCAGAAGATGTAAATGAACTAACAAAAGCTAATCCAGTTACTCCAGGAATTCCCATTAATGGTTTTAATATAGGTTTAAAGAATTTTGCAGCAGCCTCAAGAGCCCCTAATTCTTGAGCTACAGCAATTAATCCAGAAGATAACATTAAAGAAGGAACTAAAGTAAGAGCTACTAGAAATCCTTGTCTAGTTCCTCCTCCTCCTTTTCCTGTAAAATCAACATTTTCATAAATTTTTCCAAATTTTCCTAAAAGATAACTAAAATCTAATGCTTTTAAAGTTTCATGATTTTTTAATAAACCAGAAAACATAGCCATCAATATAAATAAAGATATCCAACCAGTTATTGCTCTTTTTCTTTCTGTAGTCATTTTTTAAACCTCCTAATTAGAAACTTTCAGGTAAAGTTAAAATACTTTTTACAATTAATTTTGCTCTTTCAACTAAAGAACTTATTACAGCTCTTTCTCTTAAACTATGATTTTCATATCCTTTTACACCCATTCCACAAATTGTAGGAATTCCTAAAGCAACACTGTAGGCTGCATCAGAACCTCCACCTAAATAACAAGAATAAGGAGTTCCGAAGCCTAATTCTTCAGAGATATTTTTTACATGTTCAAATAATTTATGATTTTTTTCATTTTCTTCCATTGGGTCAGAAAGTGAAAGTTTTTCAAGAGTAGCTGTTGTCCCTGGAACAAAAGATGTTTCTGTCATTTCTTTTAAGAAAGTTTCTATTTTTTCTAAATCTTTTAATTTTCTAAATCTAACATTAACTGTTAAAGTACACATTTCAGGAATTGTATTTTGACTAGTTCCACCTTCTATAACTCCTACATTGTAGTGAATTCCGTTATAATCGTTTTCTTTTTCAATATTAATAATTTTATAAGCTCCTTCTCTTATAGCACTTATTCCTTTTTGTGGTTCATTTCCAGAGTGAGCAGCTTTTCCTTTTATTGTGATTTTATAGTTTGTTGTTCCTTTTCTTCCTACCACTATTCTTCCATCAACAAATCCTGTTTCACAGTCCATGGCAGCTTTAAATCCTTTTAATTCATCTAAAAAGAATTTTTTTCCTTCTCCATTACTAAATCTATGCCCTACTTCTTCATCTCCAGAAAAAGCAAGTTTTACAACTTTGTCATAACCTATATGATGTAGTGCTCTAGCTACAAGACTAGCCACTATAACTCCACCTTTACAATCTAAAACTCCTGGTCCATAGATTATTCCTTCTTTTTCATCTACTTTAACAATTTCTTCTCCAAATAATCCTTTTTTATGAACAGTGTCAAGATGTCCTAAAAGAGCCATTTCTAATTCAGTTGATTCTGTTGGATACCAAGCAGTTATACTATTTGCTCCTACTGAAAATTTGTGAATTTTAGTAGTCATTCCAAATTTTTTTAAATTTTCATCTAAGAAAGCTATAGCATTATTTACTCCTTCAATATCAGCAGATTGACTTTCTTTTTTACATAAATCAATCCATAATTGTTTCATTTCATTTTCTTTTTCGTTGATAAAATCAAAGGCTTTTTTTATATTATATTCCATAATACCCCTCCTAAACTTTTTATTTTATATTAATTATTTTAATTAGTAACATTTTTTGTTCAAAAGAAAGATTATTATTTTCAAAACTTAAATTCATTCCTAATTTTATATTATTAATAGCAAAACCTTTCATTATGTTATAAAGAATATTTTCATCATCAGAATAATTGGATAATGATATCCAATCTTTAAAATTACGTTTTTGTTTCCAAAGTTGTATTTCAGGATTAATAAAACTCTCATCTTTTAACATTTTTTTCAATGAATTTAATGTAAAAAATTTATTATGAGAAAAATCTCTTATTTTATTAAAACTATCTTGAAGTTTTGCTTCTTCTTCATTTTCATTTGCAATAATATCTATTATTATTAATTCCCCAAAATTTTTTAAAACTCTTTTTATTTCTTTCAAAACTACTACAGGATTATTAAAATGATGCATTGAAAGTCTAGTTACAATAGTATCAAAAGTATTATCTTCATATTTTAAATTGTGAGCATCTCCAACTAAATAATTTATATTACTTATTCCTTTTTTATTGCATGCTTTTTTTATTTTTTCAATCATAAGAGGACTTATATCTAAAGCATCCACTATTTCAGCATACTTAGAGAGTTCTAAAGCTATTACACCAACACCACAAGCCAAGTCTAAAACTCTTTTATTATTATATGGATAGCCACTATTAATAATTTTTTGAATTTCTGTTTTATTATTTATAAATTCAAATTTATTATAATCTTCTGCTTGTTTATTAAAGGATGATTTATTTTTTTCTAAGGAAGTTTCAACTTTTTCAATATTTATACCTAAAGCATCAAATATTTTCTTTTCTGAGTCAAAACTTATTTTTCTTCCATTTTCATAGCGATTTATAGTTTTAAAACTGACTCCTGATTTTTTTGCTAATTCAGTTTGAGTTAATTTTTGTTCCTTTCTAATTTTTTTTATTATTTTATAATAAACAGTCTCTTTAATAATTTCAATCATTTTTAACTCCTATATTTTATTAGTTATAATGTTAAATTAACATTATGATTTCTGTCAATAATATTTTTTAAAATAAGGTATTACAATATTTTATAACGATATAAATTAAATGTTGTCCTATAACTGTCCTAAAATTTTTTTGGAAAAATTATATAAAAAAAGAACCTTTTTATTGGAATTTATCCAAAAATGGTTCTTTTTTTATATTTTTATTTTAATCCTTCTATTTTTCCACCAAGATTTATAAAATCATTCCAAAAATTTGGATAAGATTTATCTACACAGTCAGCCCCAGATAAAATAAGTTTTTCTTTACATTTTATAGAAGCGATTCCTAAACTCATGGCTATTCTATGGTCATTCCAACACTCTACTTTACCACCACTTAAAAATTTTTTACCTTTTATAATAAGTCCATCAGAAAGTTCTATAACTTCTCCACCTATTTTATTTAATTCTGTAGCAATAGCATTTAGTCTATCACACTCTTTTATACGAAGTCTACTAGCATTTATTATTTTTGTTTCTCCCTCACTAAGAGCAGCTAAAACTGTAAGAATAGGAATAATATCAGGACAATCATTAGCATCAATAATTGTACCTTTTGTATGAGAATAACTAGAAATAATTTTGTCTTTTTCTATTTTTAAATTTACTCCCATTCTTTTTAAAATATCTAAAATCTTTTTATCTCCTTGAAGAGAATCTATATTTAAACCTTTAGAAATAATATTCTTATCTGTTAAAGCTCCAGCCACTAACCAAAAAGCTCCTTGAGAAAAATCTCCCTCAACATCAGAATTTATATTTTTATATTTTTGATTTCCCTTTATAATATATTTTTTATGATTATGATTTTCTATAGAAATTCCATATTTTTTTAATGTATCTAAAGTTAAATCCACATAACTTGCTGATTCTAATGATGAAGTAATCTCTATAATAGAATCATTTTCTAATAGAGGTAGAGCAAATAAAAGCCCTGAAACAAATTGAGAACTTATATTTCCTGGTAAAAAATATTTTCCACCTTTTAATTTTCCATTTATTTTTAATGGAAGATTTATTTTTTCATCATAAGCTATAAAATTTATATTATCCTGTTTAAAAATTTCAAAATATGGGTCTAAAGGTCTTTCTTTTAATTTTCCCTCTCCATTAAAAATAATTTCTTCCTCAGATAAAGCTCCTAAAGGAATTAGAAATCTTAGAGTTGAGCCTGACTCATTACAATAAATATTTTTATTTTGAAGTTTAATTTTTCCATTTACTCCCTCTATAAGAAAAGCTTTTCTATCTTTTATTTTTGAGGGAATCTCTTTTATACTAGCTCCCAAATTTTTAAGTCCATTACAAGTAGCCTCAATATCTTTTGACATACTTATATTATCAACTATACTTTCTCCTAATCCTAAGCAAGCACAAATAATTTCTCTATGTCCTATACTTTTAGAAGAGGGAATAATAATTTCTCCACTTAAAGAGTTAGGAGTTATAATTATATCTTTCATAAACTCTCCATTAAATATATTTTTCTATATCTTTAAAATCTATTTTCATTATTTTTCCATTTCCTATTTCAGAAAGGACAATAAGATTTATAGATTTTCCAAAATTTTTTTTATCTCTACCAATTGTATCTAAAGTTTTTTCTCTATTAATTTCACAATCTGTAGGTAATGAAAATTTTTCTAAAACTTTTTTTATCTTTTCAAAAGTTCCTTTTTGTGTAATTCCTAATTCTTCCATAATTTTAGTAATTTTACACATACCAATAGACACAGCTTCTCCATGAGTAAAAGTTTCAAAGTTATAGTTTTTTTCTATTGCATGACCTATTGTATGTCCAAAGTTAAGAATCATTCTTTCTCCTCTGTCAAATTCATCATTTTCCACGACTTTTTTCTTAACCATACAACAAGCTTCAATTATATTTTGAGATTTTTCTAAAACTTCTTTTTCATCTTTCATATTTTCAAAAAGTGAAAATAAATTTTTATCTCTAATACAACTACATTTTATAGCTTCTCCTAAACCATCACGGAAATATTTTATTGGTAATGTTTTTAAAAGTTCTGTATCTATATATACAGCTTTTGGTTGATAAAAACTTCCAACCAGATTTTTTCCCTCTTCTAAGTCTACAGCCACTTTTCCACCAATACTACTATCTATTTGTGCAAGTAAAGATGTTGGAACTTGTATAAAATCAATTCCTCTTAAAAATGTAGCAGCTACAAAACCTCCTAAATCTCCTACAACTCCACCACCTAAGGTTATTATTAAATCTCCTCTAGTGATTTTTTTATCTACAAGTTTTTTATAAATTTCACTTGCCATATTGAGATTTTTACTTTTTTCTCCAGGGGGAATAATAAAATAACTAACTAAAAAATTTTCTTTTTCCAAAACTTTTACTAATCTTTCAAGATAGAAAGAGGCTACATTTTCATCTGTTATTACAAAAATTTTATTATATGAAAAATTTTCTTTTATTTTTTTCCCTATTCTATTTAAAAGATTTTTATCTATTTCTATCTTATATGATTTTATTCCTAAATTTATATCTATAGTTTTCATAAATACCTCTTTAATTAAACTGATATATCTCTAGCTCCATTTTCTATATCTTTTAAGTAACCTTTTATTTTTTCTTTGAATTTTTCATCTTTAACTTTTTCAAGTTCTTTTAAAATAGTTTCATCTCCGATTTTTCTTAAATTTTCATCAGCATAATCTAATAAAAATTCTTTTAAAGTCATCATTGCATTAGCTTCACACATAACATTAATTTTTCCACTTTTAGCAATTTCCATAAATCTATCACCTGTTCTACCAGAACGGTAACAAGCTGTACAATAACTTGGAATATATCCACTTTTCATTAAACTTTCTAACATTTCCATTGGAGACCTATGGTCACCAACTTCAAATTGGGCTGTATTTTCATTGCTTTCTGAATATCCTCCAACACCTGTACAAGAACCAGCACTTACTTGTGAAATTCCTAATTCAATAACACTATCTCTAAATTTACTTTCTTCTCTTGTAGATAATATCATTCCTGTATAAGGAACTGCCAATCTTAAAACAGCCACAATCTTTTTAAATTCATAATCATTTACAAGATATGGATATTCTTTTAAAGTAACATTACTTGCTTCTCTAAGTCTTGGAACAGAAATTGTATGAGGTCCAACTCCTGTAACTCTTTCTAATTCATTTGCATACATAATCATAGCTACAGTTTCATATTTGTGGTCATAAAGTCCATAAAGAACTCCAATTCCTACATCATCTATTCCAGCTTCTCTAGCCCTAAACATAGCTGTAGTGTGATAATAATAATTTTTCTTTGGTCCACTTAAATGCATTTTATCATAAGTTTTTTCATGGAAAGATTCTTGGAAAAGAGTATAAGTTCCAATTTCTGCTGCTTTTAATTTTTTATAATTTTCTATAGTTGTTGCCGCAATATTTATATTTATTCTTCTTATATTTC from Fusobacterium sp. FSA-380-WT-3A includes these protein-coding regions:
- a CDS encoding AbgT family transporter: MKKNNKSFLINFLKLVETLGNKLPHPFILFTIFSIIILFLSFILSKFGVSISYFDIKTQTENVININNLLTYENLRDLISGIPTIFINFPSLKIVVLMMMAIGVVDNIGFFNVLMRKYLLKTPKNVITTVFIFMAVNANIMSDAGTIFAITMGGILFSALGRNPKIGIIAGFAACSGGFTANFFVAGTDALLAGITEQAAHSVGYNITVNPLCNYYFMAAATLLLTFVITFVTEKIIVKVEGDYEGLSTSQLNEYKLTEDEERGLKYSFYSFIIFVIIMGILTIPQNAFFRNSDGGFLPKSPLLSSIVMIIFFLFLFVGVGYGIGTKKIKSSRDIPKYLQKGLSQAIPLMVTLLPASIFIHLLNKSNSLKILAFACSNVIKELNVSPLILLLIVTLMTSFLNLFLTSGSTKWLVLSQIVVPTFALLNISPAYAQLAFRIGDSATNIVSSVQNLIPVVLGLLADYEAEGKLKLKEGEKLGFGTVFSLTIPYSVAILITLVIAMIIWYLLDLPIGPGVYLHF
- a CDS encoding nucleoside recognition domain-containing protein; amino-acid sequence: MDNIKNSPSSVEIFMKGAKKGLNIALEQIAPAMVLAYALIVFLETTGLMDIIAIGLNPIMKIFGLPGEAALVIIAAFFAKAAGAATGLMLFQNGVINQEQATILYPAVILMGTLVGHYARIVLVSGVAKKYYKLLLVIPLIDASISMFITKIILEFFK
- a CDS encoding nucleoside recognition domain-containing protein; this translates as MTTERKRAITGWISLFILMAMFSGLLKNHETLKALDFSYLLGKFGKIYENVDFTGKGGGGTRQGFLVALTLVPSLMLSSGLIAVAQELGALEAAAKFFKPILKPLMGIPGVTGLAFVSSFTSSDIGAVMTKELYDQNYINDEERAIFVAYQYAASGVVTNSISAGGPLLSISILPLGGIILIQFVMKIIGANIVRFIIYKNRNKEVK
- a CDS encoding M20/M25/M40 family metallo-hydrolase — protein: MEYNIKKAFDFINEKENEMKQLWIDLCKKESQSADIEGVNNAIAFLDENLKKFGMTTKIHKFSVGANSITAWYPTESTELEMALLGHLDTVHKKGLFGEEIVKVDEKEGIIYGPGVLDCKGGVIVASLVARALHHIGYDKVVKLAFSGDEEVGHRFSNGEGKKFFLDELKGFKAAMDCETGFVDGRIVVGRKGTTNYKITIKGKAAHSGNEPQKGISAIREGAYKIINIEKENDYNGIHYNVGVIEGGTSQNTIPEMCTLTVNVRFRKLKDLEKIETFLKEMTETSFVPGTTATLEKLSLSDPMEENEKNHKLFEHVKNISEELGFGTPYSCYLGGGSDAAYSVALGIPTICGMGVKGYENHSLRERAVISSLVERAKLIVKSILTLPESF
- a CDS encoding methyltransferase domain-containing protein, translated to MIEIIKETVYYKIIKKIRKEQKLTQTELAKKSGVSFKTINRYENGRKISFDSEKKIFDALGINIEKVETSLEKNKSSFNKQAEDYNKFEFINNKTEIQKIINSGYPYNNKRVLDLACGVGVIALELSKYAEIVDALDISPLMIEKIKKACNKKGISNINYLVGDAHNLKYEDNTFDTIVTRLSMHHFNNPVVVLKEIKRVLKNFGELIIIDIIANENEEEAKLQDSFNKIRDFSHNKFFTLNSLKKMLKDESFINPEIQLWKQKRNFKDWISLSNYSDDENILYNIMKGFAINNIKLGMNLSFENNNLSFEQKMLLIKIINIK
- the aroA gene encoding 3-phosphoshikimate 1-carboxyvinyltransferase, which translates into the protein MKDIIITPNSLSGEIIIPSSKSIGHREIICACLGLGESIVDNISMSKDIEATCNGLKNLGASIKEIPSKIKDRKAFLIEGVNGKIKLQNKNIYCNESGSTLRFLIPLGALSEEEIIFNGEGKLKERPLDPYFEIFKQDNINFIAYDEKINLPLKINGKLKGGKYFLPGNISSQFVSGLLFALPLLENDSIIEITSSLESASYVDLTLDTLKKYGISIENHNHKKYIIKGNQKYKNINSDVEGDFSQGAFWLVAGALTDKNIISKGLNIDSLQGDKKILDILKRMGVNLKIEKDKIISSYSHTKGTIIDANDCPDIIPILTVLAALSEGETKIINASRLRIKECDRLNAIATELNKIGGEVIELSDGLIIKGKKFLSGGKVECWNDHRIAMSLGIASIKCKEKLILSGADCVDKSYPNFWNDFINLGGKIEGLK
- the aroB gene encoding 3-dehydroquinate synthase, which codes for MKTIDINLGIKSYKIEIDKNLLNRIGKKIKENFSYNKIFVITDENVASFYLERLVKVLEKENFLVSYFIIPPGEKSKNLNMASEIYKKLVDKKITRGDLIITLGGGVVGDLGGFVAATFLRGIDFIQVPTSLLAQIDSSIGGKVAVDLEEGKNLVGSFYQPKAVYIDTELLKTLPIKYFRDGLGEAIKCSCIRDKNLFSLFENMKDEKEVLEKSQNIIEACCMVKKKVVENDEFDRGERMILNFGHTIGHAIEKNYNFETFTHGEAVSIGMCKITKIMEELGITQKGTFEKIKKVLEKFSLPTDCEINREKTLDTIGRDKKNFGKSINLIVLSEIGNGKIMKIDFKDIEKYI
- the hydG gene encoding [FeFe] hydrogenase H-cluster radical SAM maturase HydG, with protein sequence MIEKKYDISFLNEESINKILENAKLKSNSEEEIDRILEKARLCEGITPEEAAILLSVANEELLNKMFKIAKEVKERIYGKRIVMFAPLYVSNYCVNNCKYCGYQHCNNDLTRKKLTREELVEEVKALEKLGHKRIVLEAGEDPINCSIDYILDCIKDIYSIKFENGNIRRININIAATTIENYKKLKAAEIGTYTLFQESFHEKTYDKMHLSGPKKNYYYHTTAMFRAREAGIDDVGIGVLYGLYDHKYETVAMIMYANELERVTGVGPHTISVPRLREASNVTLKEYPYLVNDYEFKKIVAVLRLAVPYTGMILSTREESKFRDSVIELGISQVSAGSCTGVGGYSESNENTAQFEVGDHRSPMEMLESLMKSGYIPSYCTACYRSGRTGDRFMEIAKSGKINVMCEANAMMTLKEFLLDYADENLRKIGDETILKELEKVKDEKFKEKIKGYLKDIENGARDISV